From the genome of Jeotgalibacillus haloalkalitolerans, one region includes:
- a CDS encoding GntR family transcriptional regulator, with translation MSHSLNDSKPIFIQIKERIEDQIVNDQLKANDQIPSTTQLVSFYKINHLTVAKGINLLVDAGVIYKKRGVGMFVAEGAKEMLMEQRKEGFVDQYMLPMLQEAEKLGISQEELTKIMEQLKGRGGQ, from the coding sequence TTGAGCCACTCACTGAATGACAGTAAGCCGATTTTTATACAGATCAAGGAACGAATTGAGGATCAGATTGTGAATGACCAGCTGAAGGCAAATGATCAAATCCCATCAACGACACAGCTTGTAAGCTTTTATAAAATTAATCACTTAACCGTCGCGAAGGGCATTAACCTGCTTGTGGATGCAGGCGTCATTTATAAAAAAAGGGGTGTTGGCATGTTTGTTGCAGAGGGGGCAAAAGAAATGCTGATGGAACAGAGAAAAGAAGGGTTCGTGGATCAATATATGCTGCCTATGCTGCAGGAAGCAGAAAAACTGGGGATCTCTCAGGAGGAATTAACAAAAATCATGGAGCAGTTGAAAGGACGGGGTGGACAGTGA
- a CDS encoding SDR family oxidoreductase, translating to MDIQNRQQGGQPGQTQAEQPGIESKMGPRPLQPLHYKGSEKLTGRVALITGGDSGIGRAVAIAYAREGANLAINYLEEEQSDAEETKKLIEEEGVKCLLIPGDVSNEETCKSLIEKTVDHLGQLDILINNSAVQYPTSNLEDISFEQWDKTFKTNMYSVFHMTKFALRHLKEGSAIINTTSVNPYKGNPQLIDYTSTKGAIVGFTRSMAANLADRGIRVNMVAPGPIWTPLIPSTFDEEKVEEFGTDTLMGRPGQPSELVGPYVLLGSDDGSYMTGQCIHVNGGQVMSS from the coding sequence ATGGATATTCAAAATCGACAGCAGGGTGGACAACCCGGACAGACACAGGCAGAACAGCCGGGGATTGAGTCGAAGATGGGTCCTCGACCACTTCAGCCGCTTCATTATAAAGGCAGTGAAAAACTGACTGGACGTGTAGCGCTCATTACAGGTGGAGACAGTGGTATTGGCCGTGCTGTCGCAATTGCCTATGCACGTGAGGGAGCGAATCTGGCTATTAATTATCTTGAAGAAGAGCAGAGTGATGCAGAAGAAACGAAAAAGCTGATCGAGGAAGAAGGCGTGAAGTGTCTGTTGATTCCCGGAGACGTGTCAAATGAAGAGACATGTAAGAGCTTAATCGAGAAAACGGTGGATCATTTAGGACAGCTGGATATTTTAATTAATAATTCCGCAGTTCAATACCCGACTTCAAATCTTGAAGACATTTCATTTGAACAATGGGATAAAACGTTTAAGACGAATATGTATTCAGTATTTCATATGACGAAGTTTGCGCTGCGTCATTTAAAAGAAGGCAGTGCGATTATTAATACGACGTCAGTGAATCCGTATAAAGGAAATCCACAGCTGATCGATTATACGTCTACAAAAGGTGCAATTGTCGGCTTCACACGCAGTATGGCAGCGAACTTAGCTGACAGAGGGATCCGTGTGAATATGGTGGCACCGGGACCAATCTGGACACCGCTGATCCCATCTACATTCGATGAGGAAAAAGTAGAAGAGTTTGGAACAGACACATTAATGGGACGTCCGGGTCAGCCGTCTGAGCTGGTCGGACCTTACGTATTGCTTGGATCAGATGATGGTTCTTATATGACAGGTCAGTGTATTCATGTGAATGGCGGACAGGTGATGTCGTCTTAA
- a CDS encoding ABC transporter ATP-binding protein gives MTANILVDQVSVKYKKFHALDQVSLKLDGEKIYGLIGRNGAGKTTLLSLLASFAEPDEGTIKVNGQPLFENAELMQQVTFVYEKDFKEESEKVKTYLKAAGEYKPDFDTEYAMELVEIFNLPLNKPVHKLSKGMQSVLNAVIGLASRSPITIFDEAYSGMDAPTREIFYQQLLEDHARHPRTMILSTHLVSEMDYLFEEAIILHKGKVLLHEPVDVVLEKGASVTGAADLVDDFVEGMNQIHTQKLGGTKSVMVIDPLTEEQLARASQKELEIGPVSLQDLFIHLTKEDVQHGTK, from the coding sequence GTGACCGCTAATATTCTGGTTGATCAGGTTTCAGTAAAATATAAAAAGTTTCATGCACTGGATCAGGTATCGCTGAAGCTGGATGGAGAAAAGATTTATGGATTAATCGGCCGTAACGGTGCCGGGAAAACGACGCTTCTGTCACTGCTTGCTTCTTTTGCAGAACCGGATGAAGGAACGATCAAGGTCAATGGACAGCCCCTTTTTGAAAATGCCGAACTGATGCAGCAGGTGACATTTGTCTACGAAAAAGACTTCAAAGAAGAGTCTGAAAAAGTAAAAACATATCTTAAGGCAGCTGGTGAGTATAAGCCGGACTTTGATACAGAATATGCGATGGAATTAGTGGAGATTTTTAATCTGCCGTTAAATAAACCTGTGCATAAGCTTTCTAAAGGAATGCAGTCAGTGCTTAATGCAGTGATCGGGCTTGCTTCACGCTCACCAATTACTATTTTTGATGAAGCATATTCCGGGATGGACGCACCGACACGGGAAATTTTTTATCAGCAGCTCTTGGAAGATCACGCCCGTCACCCGAGAACGATGATTTTATCTACACATCTTGTTTCTGAAATGGATTATTTATTTGAAGAAGCGATCATTCTCCATAAGGGAAAGGTTCTTTTGCATGAGCCTGTTGATGTTGTCCTGGAAAAAGGAGCATCTGTCACTGGTGCTGCAGACCTGGTGGATGATTTTGTTGAGGGAATGAATCAGATTCACACACAAAAGCTCGGTGGGACTAAGTCAGTGATGGTGATTGACCCGCTTACTGAAGAACAGCTGGCCCGCGCTTCACAAAAAGAGCTTGAAATCGGACCTGTCTCACTTCAGGATCTGTTTATTCATCTCACGAAGGAGGACGTGCAGCATGGAACAAAGTAA